The nucleotide sequence TCCGGCTCCTTCCTGCACAAGTGGCTGTGCTCTGTGTCACACTTGCCTTGTGAAGCTAACAAACATGGCCATCTCAGCCACAGCTGTCTGGCCCAGGGATCAATGCCCAGGCCAAGGGGACCACATTCCAGCTAGAAGCAAGGGAGGCCACACCTGAGACAGCCTGGCGCGGAATTTTATCCAATcagagctgggcgcagtggctcacacctgtaatcccagcactttcggaggctgaggcaggcggatcacttgtggtcaggagtttgatcctgaaaccagcctggccaacatggtgaaaccagtctctacaaaaaaaaaaattacaaaaattggctggacgccgtggctcacgcctataatcctagcactttgggaggcccaggtgggtagatcacgaggtcaggatatgaagactatcctggccaatatggtgaaaccccatctgtactaaaaatgcaaaaattagccgggcatggtggcgggcgcctgtggtcccagctactcgggaggctgaggcaggagaatcgcttgaagctgggaggcagaggctgcagtgagccgagatcacactactgcactccagcccgggtgacagagtgaaactctgtctcaaaaaaaacaaaacaggccgggcgcggtggctcacgcctgtaatcgcagcactttgggaggccaaggcgggcggatcacaaggtcaggagatcgagaccatcctggctaacatggtgaaaccccgtctctactaaaaaatacaaaaagctagccgggcgaggtggcgggcgcctgtagtcccagctactcggaggctgaggcaggagaatggcgtaaacccgggaggcggagcttgcagtgagccgagatcgggccactgcactgcagcctgggtgacacagcgagactccgtctcaaaaaaaaaaaaagggaagtttgTCCAATCGGAATGTTTCACGCAGGATGCTAAGAAATCCAATCCAATCAGATCCTCCCTTCTAAGGAGCACTGTATGAAGGCCCAGTGGACTCTCCCAGGCTGGGGGCTGCGGAGACCCTGAGTGGCTACATGGCCGTGGGGTGGTCCCTGTGCTGCCCCAAAGTCCATGGGCCCTTGTAATAAACCCTTATCACCAATGGTCACCTGAGTCTCAATCCAATGCCCCCTCCTCACAGAATTCACCCTTACCACTCTAAAATGCctaaataaggccaggcatggtggctcacgcctgtaaccccagcatttagggagactgaggtgagcagatcagaGTCTCaatgtgtttcccaggctggagtgcagtggcacaatctcagcccactgcagcctccacctcctgggttcaagtgattctcccgcctcagcttccagagtagctgggattacaggcgcctgccaccatgcccagctaatttttgtatttttagtagaaacagggtttcacatcttggccaggctggtcttgaactcctgaccatattatccacccgcctgggcctcccaaagtgctgggattgcaggcgtgagccaccaggcccggccaaaATCACCTTCTTTTTCAGCTTTGCCTCCACAGCACTTCCCACGGTCTGGAATTCCTGTGTTGATGTCCATTCACTGTTGCACTGTGTATCCTCCCTCCTAAGAGCAGAGACCTGGCCTCCCACATGCTCCAAAAAAACCCTAGTgcttagaacagtatctggcacacagcAAATGCCCACTATATTTTCACTGAATTACTGAACCTCAAAGAGCCTGAAGCCTCAGTTCTCCTGCCGGGTAGGAGGGGGGATCGTGGGACCTTTTGCAACTGCCTGCCTAGGGGACGTGGCGGCAAAGAAGGCGAGACACCCTCCACCCATCCCTGTGCCTGCTCCACAGCCTGTCCACTgccttccccacctcccagcctcaggcCCAGCCTGCTGGACAACCAAGAGTGACCTGGATCTCGGGCTGCTCCAGCATGAACCAGCGCAGAGGATACGTGCGGGCTTGCATCATTTCCACGGGCACCGTGAACTGCTCGTCCAGGTGGAAGGAGTCTCTCTGGGTGAGGCTCGGGTCAAACTTGCTCCTCCAGAAACCTGAAACCAAGCAGAGGGCAGGGGTCACGTCGACGGGGACCAGCTtagggcagagggcaggggtcACGTCGACGGGGACCAGCttggggcagagggcaggggtcATGTCGATGGGGACTGGCttggggcagagggcaggggtcACATCGATGGGGACCAGCTTGGTCTCTGCACCCCCAGCCCATTGCCCATCCCACCCAGAATCCATTCAAGGATGAGAGAGCGGAGGAGGCCAAGACCCCAGGGAATGCCCGTTGGCATCCAATTGATATAATGTCTCTTTCCCGTAGCATTTTTGAAATCTGGGCTTGTGTTTTCCCCAATCCCTGCAATTCTCCTAGGAACCTCCTCCTGGATCTTTTCAGACCATTGGTTCCCAGGGTATTCTCTCTAGAACAACTCATCTGGCTCCTGGGTACCCGTCCCCACCAGACCCAGACAGCCCCCTGCCTCATGGCCCAGACTGAGGAACAAAGGAGACCCTCAGAACAAAGCCtgcatggccgggcgcgggggctcacgcctgtaaccccagcactttgggaggccgaagtgggcagatcacctgaggtcaggagttcaaggccagcctggccaacacagtgaaaccctatctctactaaaatccaaaaattagctgggcgtagtgtcGGGCACCTctcatcccagttactcaggaggctgagccaggagaatcgcttgaacccgggaggcggaggttgcagggagccgagatcacgccgctgtgctccagcctgggcgacggagcgagacttgtctcaaaaaaacaaaaagggggccgggcacggtggctcaagcctgtaatcccagcactttgggaggccgagacgggtggatcacgaggtcaggagatcgagaccatcctggctaacacggtgaaaccccgtctctactaaaaaaatacaaaaaaatagccgggcgaggtggtgggcgcctgtagtcccagctactcgggaggctgaggcaggagaatggcgtgaacccgggaggcggagcttgcagtgagctgagatccagccactgcactccagcctgggcgacagagcgagactccatctcaaaaaaaaaaaaaaaaaaaaacaaaaaggcctgCAGGTCCCAGCTCAGCCTACAGGGCGGGGGATCTGAGAGGAGGAGGAGCGCACCCTGGAAGTGGATGGCGTTGAGGAGAAGCAACACGGTGTCTTCCGGTAGCTCAGAGAGGAACTCCGGAATCTTCCCCTCCGTGGCCTCCTTCACCCATTGGTTGATGTTTGCCAGGTCATCTTCCTGCTTTCCCGTCAGGCTCACGGGCTTTGCCCCAAATAGCCGTTCAGACTGTTCCAGGAAATCTTCTTTGATGGGAAATCCTGCATGGAGGGAGTACAAGCTGTTCCCAGGGCTCAAGGCTCTACAGCCAGCCACGCTCCCACTGGCTACCAGAGGCCCAGcccctctctctcaccctcctccACCCCGGGCGGGACTGAGGGAGCTCCCTGCCGTCAGTGCCTACCTTTCTGCAGGTACATCCTGGCAGCCAGTCGGAAGGCCCCGGGGCCCATGTTCTGGCAGAGGCGGCTCAGCAGATGGGGTAGGCAGGGCCCTGAGCCTGCGTGCAGCACCTGTTGCAGCCTCTGCAGCGTGTGGTTCTGAGCACCTGGAGGGCACCGCACAGGCTAAGGCCCAGCCGCCGGGTCCTTACTCACCCCCACTGCCCACTCCAGTCCCTCCTGGATGCCCATGGCGAGCACATCCACGGGATCACACGCCGTCCTTCCACAGCCACGGATCTGCTCTGCGTGACTCTCCCCGCTGTGGCCGACAGGCTGGGTGACCTCACCTCACGCAAGTTGccttccctctctgggcttccGTTTCCCAGAGAGAGACCCTCCAGCACAGTGGGAAAGAGTACAGCTATCAAACTTGTCAAACGTTTGCATAGGAATCGCCAGGACGGGCCaagcacagcggctcacgcctgtaatcccagcgctttgggaggcaaaagtgggtggatcaccggaggtcgagagttcgagaccaacctggccaacatggtgaaacccccgtctctattaaaaatacgaaaattagctgggcacggtggctggtgcctgtgatcccagctattcgggaggctgaggcaggagaatggcttgaacccaggaggcggaggttgtagtgaaccgagatcgcaccactgcactccagcctgggcgacagagcaaggctctgtctcaaaaaaaaaaaaaaaaaaaaaagcaggaggacTTGTAAATAAGCAGATTCCCCAGCCCAGTCCCTGAGACCTGATTCACACAGACGGACAGGtgggggcccaggaatctgcatttgttgttgttattgttgttgttgagatggaatctcgctctgttgcccaggctgcagtacagtagcacgatctcggctcactgtaagctccgtctcgcaggttcaagcaattctctgcctcagcctcccgagtagctgggattacaggcacctgccaccacgtccggctaactttttttgtatttttagtagagacggggtttcaccatgttggccaggctggtcttgaactcctgacctcgtgatccgcccgcctcagcctcccaaagtgctgggattacaggcatgagccaccacacccggcctaggaatctgcatttttaccaAATAGCCACGTGACCCTGGTGGAGGAACCACCACGGAGAACCACTGAGTACTGAGTTCCTACTGGCCTCCCAGCTCTCTTGGTCTGGACAAGTGGTGCCAGGGTACCTAGTGCCAGGTGAGACAGCGCCAGGGCCACACTCAGAGGTGACAGGATGAGGTTGGGGCAGGTGGACGTTTGAGCCACCAGGGAGAACAGGTCGGCAGTGAAGGCCATCATGGCCTGGGCCAGCCTGCGGGTCTGCTCGGGGGTGGGGTCTCTGCTGCAGATTCCTGGGAGACTCTTCAGGGCAGTCTGGCCGCCAGGCTCCTGCAGGGACAGATCAGGGGTCAGGGAGGTCAAGCGGTCAGCTCCAGGTTCTGTGTTGAAGGTCTTGTCACAGCCCCCGTGCCTGAGGACAGCAGGGCCTTGTCCCAGCCCCAGGGGAGAGGGAGCGTCAGGCAGAGGGCACTGGCGTTCTGGGGCCTGGCGCCCACCTTCGGTCCTTCCCGCCCTCTCCCTTctggcctctgcactccagaGCCTCAGCCTCACCACGCGCCCCTGCTCCCGACCCCTGCCGATGGGCCCTCCTCCCTCGGGCCCCGCCCACtcttccccagccccacctggTTGTACCTGGTTGCCCAACTTGAGGAGAGTAAGTGGGGGCACCTTCTCCTGGTTTGGCCCACTAGTTAGCTGCAGAAAGGAAGCAGATGGAGAGCGACCCTTCCCACAGGTCCCCCACCCTGCCCAAGCCACCGGTGAGACCCCCCGGGCCTTCCACCCAGTCACAGGCTCCTCGCTCCCCAGTACCTGCCAGCCCAAGGGCTCCATGGCGCTCACAGGGGAGAACTGTGGAGAAAGGGGTGAGGATAGGAGGCCCCTCGGAGCCAAGCCCTCCCTCCACGCCAACGtccctcttcttccccctccAGCCCACCCCACCTCGACTTCAGCCCAGCCTCACCACGGAGAGGGGACCTTGCAGGCAGGACCAGCTGAGCACCAGGAGCCCCCAGAACAGCGCCATGTTCCTGTGGCAGGGACAGAAAGCTCTGTTCCCGTCTCACGTCCCCACGCCCGCCAGGGACTCCTACCCACGCCATCACAGATACCACCAAGTCCTGGGTCACGATTGCCAAGGGGAAGAAGCAGGCTCCAGGATCAGAGCAGACCCCAAACACAGGAACAACGGCTGCCGCTCCTGGGGCTGGGACATCCCCCCCGGCTTCTTCCCCCTGTTTAGTTTCGGTGTTTCATATTGCATGCACTGAGGGCGTTTTGGTGAATAGGAGGGAAATACCAAAACAAAATGTTCTCATTCTTCAAGGCCCTGAGCTGTGAGTCAGGTCTGCATCTGCACCCAGGCTGCCTCTTGCCAAAGAACCTTGGCACTTCCCGTAACTCTGCCGGGCTTGGCCTTACCTTGTAAAACGGTGGCACAAGTCCCTTATTCCTCTCACATGCATGGTGAGGACCAAAATAAGACCGTCTTTTgggggtatttttgtttgttttttgagatggagtttcgctcttgttgcccaggctggagtgtaatgtcacaatctgggctcaccgcaacctccagctcctgggttcaagggattctcctgcttcagcctcccgagtagctgggattacaggcgtgtgccaccacgcccggctaattttgtattttttagtaaaaacgaGGTCctccgtgttagtcaggctggtctcaaactcccgacctcaggcgatccgcccacttcagcctcctcccaaagtgctgggattacaggcgtgaccatctttgtggccaggcacagtggctcacgcctgtaatcccagcactttgggaggccgagggcaggtggatcagcctggccaacgtgatgagacctcatctctactaaaaacacaaaaagtagccaggtgtggcggcggacgcctgtaatcccagttactcagaggctgaggcagagaatcgcttgaacccgggaggcggaggttgtcgggaggcggaggttgtcgtgagccgagatcacgccactgcactccagcctgggcgacagagcaagactctgtgtcaaaaaaataaataaggccgggcgcggtggctcacgcctgtaatcccagcactttgggaggccgaggcacgcggatcacaaggtcaggagatcaagaccacggtgcaaccccgtctctactaaaaaaatacaaaaaattagccgggcgcggttgcgggcatctgtagtcccagctactcgggaggctgaggcaggagaatggcgtgaacccgggaggcggagcttgcagtgagccgagatccggccactgcactccagcctgggcaacagagcgagactccatctcaaaaaaataataataataaaataaataaataaataaataagcccgTCTTTGTAAACCCTGAGTACGATGCTTGGCACTCCCCCGGCTCAGCTCGGCTCAAGGCCACCTCTTCCTGGAAGCCTGCCCTGAAGCCTCCAGCACACGGCTCCCAGCCCAGAGCTCCTACCCAGCCTGCTGCGTCCATTTAGCCCATCTTTCTCAGGCTGGTCAGGTCTTGCCCACAAGGCTGGACATACCTGTGAGGCCCTGAGGTCTCAGGAGGGGTGGCGAGGTGGCCAGAGAGCTGCCTTTTGACCCAGCAGGGGAGCCCAGTGAATGACTCTGGCCAGAGACACCCCTGCATTTAGGAGAATCACAGGCCTCGACCTGCACTCTGCCTCAGGCTGGCACTGGGAAGGGCAGGTGTCGGTCTCAGGAGGATAAGTCAGAGGAGGTCTCACAGTCtacccccagcccacccccatCTCAGGGCCAACCCTTCTGGAGGATCCTTCGGTCACCCCcggccccacccccatcccacacAAGAGCCCTTGGCCGGGGCCCCGACTCCGACCTGGGCATTAGAATCTTCCTGCCAAAAACAGGCTCCAGTTTTTCCAAGTCCCAGAGGAGGCTGGGGAGTGACAGGCCTCCTGAATAAATCCAGCCCAGACCCCTCAGCCAGGGAGGCAGCTCCCTCCTCTCCCGCCCAAGGAGCAGGCCGAGCCGTCCCTCCCCTCATACCTCTGCGGGCTCCTTGCTGCCACACACGATGTTCCTCTGGTCCCACTTGGGTGCTCCCCACACTCCGCCCGGGCTCCAGCCAGCCcagcccacccctcccctcccaccaggaCCTTTACTCTCAGCCAACCCCTGTTCAGGTTGCCTTCTCTTCTGGTAAATATTGACATGCACATCCGGTTAAACATTGACCTTGAAGCCAGAAGCCCCTTTCCCACCAGGGCGTCTAACCCTGAGGCGGCCACACAGAGCCCCCTATATTTGGGTCCCCCCTGAGCCTGGAAAGAGGAAGTTCACGAGGAGAGAGGTGAAGAGACTGGATCTGGCTAGCCAAGAGAGCGGATCCAGAAGGCACAGGAATCTAGCACTGTGTTAAGCCTTCCAGAGACCCCACGAGGTGTGGATTATCCCTGGTTCAGCCAGGCTCAGAGAGGCCCTGTGACCTGCCCAAGGACACAGAGCTGGGCTGAGTCACATCCAGATTCTCACTTCCATTGTCCTTTCTTCTCCccggggaggaaaggggaagccACAAGAGCCTGTGCAGAGAGCCCAGGATAGGAAGCTCACCCCCAACCTCACAAGCGCAGGATCCGGGGTGGCTGCCCGGAAGGCAGGGGTAAGGGAGGAGAGATGAGAGGGACTCGGCCTGTCCCACCGTCCTGCCACTCCAGAGCAATGTCTCTTTCCCCTACCCAAGCGCGAGGGCTCTGGAAACTGGCCCGGGGCTGTGTGAACTAGAAGCCTGGCAGCCCGTGCAAAGATCAGGTTCCTTCCCACCTTCACACCTGCTCTTCACTGCCCTGCATCGGGCCACTTCCCACCCTCACACCTGTTCACTGCCCTGCATCGGGCCGCTTCCCACCCTCACACCTGTTCACTGCCCTGCATCGGGCCGCTTCCCACCCTCACACCTGTTCACTGCCCTGCATCAGGCCGCTTCCCACCTTCACACCTGCTCTTCACTGCCCTCACACCTGTTCACTGCCCTGCATCGGGCCGCTTCCCACCCTCACACCTGTTCACTGCCCTGCATCAGGTCGCTTCCCACCCTCACACCTGTTCACTGCCCTGCATCGGCCGCTTCCCACCGCTTCACACCTGTTCACTGCCCTGCATCGGGCCGCTTCCCACCCTCACACCTGTTCACTGCCCTGCATCGGGCCGCTCCCACACCTTCACACCCTCTTCACTGCCCTGCATCGGGCCGCTTCCCACCCTCACACCTGTTCACTGCCCTGCATCGGGCCGCTTCCCACCCTCACACCTGTTCACTGCCCTGCATCGGGCCGCTTCCCACCCTCACACCTGTTCACTGCCCTGCATCGGGCCGCTGTTTGCCCTGCACCTTCCCACCCTCACACCTGTTCACTGCCCTGCATCGGGCCGCTTCCCACCCTTCACACCTGTTCACTGCCCTGCATCGGGCCGCTTCCCACCCTCACACCTGTTCACTGCCCTGCATCGGGCCGCTTCCCCTCTTCACTGCCCTGCATCGGGCCGCTTCCCACCTTCACACCTGCTCTTCACTGCCCTGCATCGGGCCGCTTCCCACCCTCACACCTGTTCACTGCCCTGCATCGGGCCGCTTCCCACCCTCACACCTGCTCTTCACTGCCCTGCATCGGGCCGCTTCCCACCCTCACACCTGTTCACTGCCCTGCATCGGGCCGCTTCCCACCCTCACACCTGTTCACTGCCCCTGCATCAGGCATCGCTTCCCACCCCCACCTGTTCACCCTGCTGCTTCCCACCCTCACACCTGTTCACTGCCCTGCATCAGGCCGCTTCCCACCCTCACACCTGTTCACTGCCCTGCTGCTTCCCACCCTCACACCTGGCCCTGCATCGGGCCGCTTCCCACCCTCACACCTGTTCACTGCCCTGCATCGGGCCGCTTCCCACCCTCACACCTGTTCACTGCCCTGCATCGGGCCGCTTCCCACCCTCACACCTGTTCACTGCCCTGCATCGGGCCGCTTCCCACCTTCACACCTGCTCTTCACTGCCCTGCATCAGGCCGCTTCCCACCCTCACACTGTTCACTGCCCTGCATCAGGCCGCTTCCCACCCTCACACCTGTTCACTGCCCTGCATCGGGCCGCTTCCCACCCTCACACCTGTTCACTGCCCTGCATCGGGCCGCTTCCCACCCTCACACCTGTTCACTGCCCTGCATCGGGCCGCTTCCCACCCTCACACCTGTTCACTGCCCTGCATCGGGCCGCTTCCCACCCCTCACACCTGTTCACTCTGCCCTGCATCGGGCCGCTTCCCACCCTCACACCTGTTCACTGCCCTGCATCGGGCCGCTTCCCACCCTCACACCTGTTCACTGCCCTGCATCGGGCCCTGCATGCCCTGCATCGGGCCGCTTCCCACCCTCACACCTGTTCACTGCCCTGCATCGGGCCGCTTCCCACCCTCACACCTGTTCACTGCCCTGCATCGGGCCGCTTCCCACCCTCACACCTGTTCACTGCCCTGCATCGGGCCGCTTCCCACCTTCACACCTGCTCTTCACTGCCCTGCATCGGGCTGCTTCCCACCTCACTGTCCTGGAAACTGCTGGGTCTCAACTTGCCCCACCCTGACACCACCAGCAAGATAAGCctcaggccaggagcggtggctcacacctgtaatcccaatactttgggaggctgggcgggaggatcgcttgagcccagccgttggagaccagcttgggcaacatagtgaccctccatctctattgaaaaaaaaaaaaaaaaaagaagacaagccTCAGTTTGCCCCATGGCTCTTCCAAAGGATTTATTGGTCCTATTTACATCTATTGCAAATTGTGAGGAGGCAGCAAGGGCCAACCCCTGGACCTCATCTCCGTCTAGAAGGTGAGGCTGCAGGGATGCTTAAGTCTTCCTCTGGCAGAGACCCGAGGTGCAGAGATGATGATTCTCACCCCTTCGCTCAGGGTCGTGGAGCCCCAGCAGGGGTTCAGGGCCCAGAGGCTGCCCCCTCAGCTCAAGGCACAAACACTGTAGTTAGGGGTAGGCAGGCAAGGCATGGGCTCACTCCGGGCAGGCACCACTGGCCAAGTGCACCTTCTCTCCCCTGCTCCtagcctctttcttccttcccctcctggtCCCACACTGGCCAGGGCCTGGGTGGGTGGCCACTTAAACCCCAGACCCAGGCCCTTAACTCCTGGACCATGGCCAGCCTCCCTTAGGCTGGAATCCAAGCACCATCAGTGCTCTGGACCAGGCCAGATTCCCTGTCCTAGAGGGACAGGGCAGAGAGAGCCCAGTGTGGGGTGAGGGGCTAGAGACCGGCTGGGCAGGGCCagtctcccttccccttcccgaGCCTCCCTGTCCTCATGTGGACCCAGAGGGCAGAGCTGGGGAGAAGTGAAGGTAGCAATGCTTCTTCCTGCTCTTACTTCCTGCTTGCTAGGAGCAGTGCGTCCCCAAGTCATGAATGAGACTCCTCTGGCAGGCTTGGTGGCTCTGGTGATTTAAGGGCCGGGACTCCCCCACTCCAGTTGGAGGCCCTAGTTGGCAGGACATGTGGGCACCCAGGGCGTGGGACCCAGGGCCTCCGGGGAGGCAGCTGCTGCTCGGGGAACAGGGTGAGCAGACACGCTCCCACAGATGTCTTCCCACCCTTGCCCGgccagctcctgcctcagcctatgcCAGGAGGCGGATAACCCCGTTGTCT is from Macaca thibetana thibetana isolate TM-01 chromosome 16, ASM2454274v1, whole genome shotgun sequence and encodes:
- the SERPINF2 gene encoding alpha-2-antiplasmin isoform X1, translated to MPRNMALFWGLLVLSWSCLQGPLSVFSPVSAMEPLGWQLTSGPNQEKVPPLTLLKLGNQEPGGQTALKSLPGICSRDPTPEQTRRLAQAMMAFTADLFSLVAQTSTCPNLILSPLSVALALSHLALGAQNHTLQRLQQVLHAGSGPCLPHLLSRLCQNMGPGAFRLAARMYLQKGFPIKEDFLEQSERLFGAKPVSLTGKQEDDLANINQWVKEATEGKIPEFLSELPEDTVLLLLNAIHFQGFWRSKFDPSLTQRDSFHLDEQFTVPVEMMQARTYPLRWFMLEQPEIQVAHFPFKNNMSFVVLVPTHFEWNVSQVLANLSWDTLYPPSVWERPTKVRLPKLYLKHQMDLMATLSRLGLQELFQAPDLRGISEQSLVVSGVQHQSTLELSEVGVEAAAATSIAMSRMSLSSFSVNRPFLFFIFEDTTGLPLFVGSVRNPNPSAPRELKEQQDSPGDKDFLHSLKAGPRGDKLFGPDLKLAPPLEEDYPELGSPK
- the SERPINF2 gene encoding alpha-2-antiplasmin isoform X2, with amino-acid sequence MALFWGLLVLSWSCLQGPLSVFSPVSAMEPLGWQLTSGPNQEKVPPLTLLKLGNQEPGGQTALKSLPGICSRDPTPEQTRRLAQAMMAFTADLFSLVAQTSTCPNLILSPLSVALALSHLALGAQNHTLQRLQQVLHAGSGPCLPHLLSRLCQNMGPGAFRLAARMYLQKGFPIKEDFLEQSERLFGAKPVSLTGKQEDDLANINQWVKEATEGKIPEFLSELPEDTVLLLLNAIHFQGFWRSKFDPSLTQRDSFHLDEQFTVPVEMMQARTYPLRWFMLEQPEIQVAHFPFKNNMSFVVLVPTHFEWNVSQVLANLSWDTLYPPSVWERPTKVRLPKLYLKHQMDLMATLSRLGLQELFQAPDLRGISEQSLVVSGVQHQSTLELSEVGVEAAAATSIAMSRMSLSSFSVNRPFLFFIFEDTTGLPLFVGSVRNPNPSAPRELKEQQDSPGDKDFLHSLKAGPRGDKLFGPDLKLAPPLEEDYPELGSPK